One segment of Sesamum indicum cultivar Zhongzhi No. 13 linkage group LG4, S_indicum_v1.0, whole genome shotgun sequence DNA contains the following:
- the LOC105160437 gene encoding beta-carotene hydroxylase 2, chloroplastic: MAASISIATTSKTTVHFKHAAFLSPRTVSVGTPTLPLCPSVLEIGRILRYKTRKPSLMVCTVLRDEKLSRLEIPDSGTKSGEESEELESSEAAARVAEKVARKRSERFTYLVAAVMSSLGITSMAVMAVYYRFSWQMEGGEVPYTEMFGTFALSVGAAVGMEFWARWAHKALWHASLWHMHESHHRPREGPFELNDVFAIINAVPAIALLSYGFFNKGLVPGLCFGAGLGITVFGMAYMFVHDGLVHRRFPVGPIANVPYFRRVAAAHQLHHSDKFNGVPYGLFLGHKELEEVGGVEELEREVNRRAKFSNNIL, from the exons ATGGCGGCCAGTATATCCATCGCCACCACATCAAAGACCACTGTCCATTTCAAGCACGCCGCATTTCTTAGTCCCAGAACCGTGTCAGTAGGTACGCCTACTTTACCGCTCTGCCCCTCTGTCCTGGAAATCGGCAGGATTTTGAGGTACAAGACCAGGAAGCCTAGTTTGATGGTTTGTACAGTGTTGAGGGATGAGAAGTTGAGCCGGCTGGAGATTCCGGATTCAGGAACGAAAAGTGGAGAAGAGAGTGAGGAACTGGAAAGCTCTGAGGCGGCGGCGCGTGTCGCAGAGAAAGTGGCTAGGAAGAGATCTGAGAGGTTTACTTATTTGGTTGCGGCGGTTATGTCCAGCCTTGGGATTACTTCCATGGCCGTCATGGCTGTTTATTACAGATTTTCCTGGCAGATGGAG GGTGGAGAGGTACCTTACACTGAAATGTTTGGTACGTTTGCTCTCTCTGTTGGTGCTGCT GTGGGAATGGAGTTCTGGGCAAGGTGGGCACACAAAGCGCTCTGGCACGCCTCATTGTGGCACATGCACGAG TCGCACCACCGACCGCGAGAAGGGCCTTTCGAGCTTAATGATGtttttgcaataattaatgCTGTCCCAGCCATAGCCCTCCTCTCCTATGGTTTCTTCAACAAAGGCCTCGTTCCTGGCCTCTGTTTTGGCGCT GGTCTTGGAATTACGGTTTTTGGCATGGCGTACATGTTCGTCCACGATGGTCTCGTCCACAGGAGATTCCCGGTGGGACCTATTGCTAATGTACCCTATTTTAGAAGAGTAGCTGCAGCTCATCAG CTCCACCACTCGGACAAGTTCAATGGAGTCCCATATGGGTTGTTTTTAGGACACAAG GAACTTGAGGAAGTAGGAGGAGTAGAAGAGCTGGAGAGGGAAGTCAATAGAAGGGCTAAATTCTCCAACAACATTTTATAG
- the LOC105160436 gene encoding MDIS1-interacting receptor like kinase 1-like, whose product MKCFHLLFLLLVLLLEATTLKPILAHSSQVNDANRIRCLEKERRALLDIKGELVDIHGRLSSWGNEENKRDCCKWEGVHCHNRSNHVTQLKLAFYQLQGKISTSLLELEHLRYLDFSENDFEYAPIPEFIGSLTKLRYLKLSNSNFSGPIPHQIGNMISLEYLDISRNGLEGGIPKHLGNLNSLVILYMNGNNLTGDLHELISSLSGPTEKKLEILDLSMNTISGLFPNMSRFSSLMTLDLHENQLTGPIGEDNLRLPNLTYLDLSFNRITGPVPDLSISSSLQYLYLSNNMFNGTLTQSIGRLSQLQELDLSINEFLQVQFSHRWAPDFQLEYLHLSGCKLGNYFPRWLKTQTELLFIDISGTGISDTTPSWFGSISPTLMYINATNNQIYGSFPNFSFSSGGPLLPYLGSYRRVLDLSRNKISGSVNFLCNITDWQLLDLSDNLFSGQIPDCFAKFEWLVYINLANNHLSGEIPYSFGSLSALSLLHLRNNSLSGGLPTSMSNCTSLEMIDVGDNRLTGKIPDWVGNSFSEVRILILSSNGFHGSVPLSLCRLANLQILDISSNKISGAIPDCLEDFTAMREKQNPYLFWGPKETFPFTHRLENAYLMWKGKEVRYVNYVGLVKLIDFSNNNLVGRIPSNITKLVGLVGLNVSRNNLVGPIPTDVGELELLNFLDLSRNRLSGSIPNSVCDLSHLGVLDLSYNKLSGRLPRCSQGLTFDESAFEGNVGLCGLPLNKSCPGDKSHESPTSRVGGSDAGEEFEYDRFITGGFYIALGVGFVVGFWGIFGTILFNKTFRYAIFKWWDTIYDLVLVRMEVNKVRLWSCFQKRRFRQS is encoded by the exons ATGAAGTGTTTTCATCTCCTTTTTTTGTTGCTTGTTCTCTTACTAGAAGCAACAACCTTGAAGCCCATCCTAGCACATTCTTCACAAGTCAATGATGCCAACAGAATCAGGTGCTTGGAGAAGGAGAGACGGGCTCTTCTCGACATCAAAGGCGAGCTCGTCGACATCCATGGCCGGCTCTCTTCGTGGGGCAacgaagaaaataaaagggacTGTTGCAAATGGGAAGGAGTCCACTGCCATAATCGGAGCAATCATGTCACACAATTGAAACTTGCTTTTTACCAATTACAAGGTAAGATTAGCACTTCGTTACTTGAGTTGGAACATTTACGTTACCTAGACTTTAGTGAAAATGACTTTGAATATGCCCCTATTCCTGAGTTCATCGGTTCCCTCACCAAATTACGGTATCTCAAACTTTCCAACTCTAATTTTAGTGGACCAATTCCACATCAAATAGGGAACATGATATCACTTGAATACCTGGATATCAGCAGAAATGGTCTTGAAGGTGGGATTCCTAAGCATTTGGGAAATCTAAACAGTTTAGTAATCTTATATATGAATGGGAATAATTTGACTGGTGATCTTCATGAGCTAATTTCAAGTTTGTCGGGGCCGACTGAGAAAAAGTTAGAGATTCTTGATTTGAGTATGAATACCATTAGTGGATTGTTTCCCAACATGTCAAGGTTTTCTTCCTTGATGACATTAGATCTTCATGAAAACCAATTGACTGGTCCTATAGGAGAAGACAACCTTCGGCTTCCCAATCTTACTTATCTTGACCTGTCTTTCAATCGAATTACTGGTCCAGTGCCGGATTTATCGATCTCTTCATCGTTGCAATATTTGTATCTGTCCAACAATATGTTTAATGGAACATTAACTCAAAGCATTGGGCGCCTCTCTCAATTACAAGAACTGGACTTATCTATAAACGAATTTCTGCAAGTTCAGTTCAGCCATCGCTGGGCTCCCGATTTCCAGCTAGAATATTTGCACTTGAGTGGCTGTAAACTAGGGAACTATTTCCCGAGATGGCTCAAAACACAGACGGaattactgtttattgatATATCCGGAACTGGAATTTCAGACACCACACCAAGTTGGTTTGGCAGCATATCTCCTACACTCATGTATATCAATGCAACAAATAACCAAATTTATGGTTCATTTCCAAACTTCTCGTTCAGCTCAGGAGGTCCATTACTACCTTATTTGGGAAGCTATAGAAGGGTGTTGGATTTATCAAGAAATAAGATTTCAGGttcagtaaattttttgtgcaaTATCACTGATTGGCAACTGCTCGACCTCTCAGACAACCTTTTTTCTGGTCAGATTCCTGATTGTTTCGCTAAGTTTGAATggttagtatatattaatttagcAAACAATCACTTATCGGGGGAGATACCTTATTCATTTGGCTCGCTAAGTGCTCTTTCGTTGTTGCATTTACGTAACAATAGTCTCTCAGGCGGACTTCCCACATCCATGAGCAATTGCACGAGCTTGGAGATGATTGATGTTGGAGACAATAGACTCACTGGAAAAATACCAGATTGGGTAGGAAATAGCTTTTCCGAGGTAAGAATTCTGATCCTTAGCTCCAATGGGTTTCACGGTAGCGTGCCTTTGAGTCTATGTCGTCTAGCAAACCTTCAAATCTTAGACATCTCTTCCAACAAGATTTCCGGAGCTATACCAGATTGTCTTGAAGATTTCACTGCcatgagagaaaaacaaaatccgTATCTGTTTTGGGGCCCTAAGGAGACATTTCCATTCACGCATCGGTTAGAAAATGCATATTTGATGTGGAAAGGGAAGGAGGTGAGGTACGTAAACTATGTCGGCCTTGTGAAGctaattgatttttcaaacaataatttaGTAGGTCGAATCCCTTCCAACATCACAAAATTAGTTGGTTTGGTGGGGCTGAACGTGTCCAGAAACAATTTAGTGGGACCCATTCCTACAGATGTTGGTGAATTGGAGCtcttgaattttcttgatctttcAAGAAACCGTCTCTCAGGTAGTATTCCAAACAGTGTATGCGATTTGAGCCACCTGGGGGTGCTGGACTTATCTTACAACAAGTTATCTGGAAGACTTCCACGATGTAGTCAAGGGCTTACTTTCGATGAATCAGCTTTTGAGGGGAATGTTGGTTTGTGCGGGCTGCCACTCAATAAATCTTGCCCCGGAGATAAATCCCATGAATCCCCAACTTCAAGAGTTGGCGGTAGTGATGCTGGAGAGGAGTTCGAATATGATAGGTTTATAACGGGCGGATTTTATATTGCTCTGGGAGTCGGTTTCGTTGTAGGGTTTTGGGGAATATTTGGAACAATATTGTTCAACAAGACATTCAGATATGCAATTTTCAAATGGTGGGACACCATTTACGATCTAGTGTTGGTAAGAATGGAGGTCAATAAGGTTCGTTTGTGGAGTTGTTTCCAGAAGCG GAGATTTCGACAGTCCTAA